Proteins from a single region of Hordeum vulgare subsp. vulgare chromosome 6H, MorexV3_pseudomolecules_assembly, whole genome shotgun sequence:
- the LOC123401047 gene encoding LOW QUALITY PROTEIN: protein FLX-like 2 (The sequence of the model RefSeq protein was modified relative to this genomic sequence to represent the inferred CDS: inserted 1 base in 1 codon) yields the protein MGSKGRMPPSYHHRPLPGSGSGPPHGMMHRDPYGPGMHPPPGPGPYPYDMLPPPEILEQKLAVQCGEIQKLAVENERLATSHVSLRKELAAAQQELQRLQAQGEAAKAAEEQEMRGLLDKAAKMEADLKSYESVKADLQQAHTEAQNLAAARQHLSAEVQKLNKDLQRNFGEAQQLPALMADLDAARQEYQHLRAAYEYERKLKMDHSESLQVTKTNYDSMVTELEKLRAELTNSTNIDRSGTLYNPNLAQKDGGTSGRHSAYDGGYGGAQARTPPGMPDPLSGSPAGTAPLSGYDPSRGNAYETSRLARVHDASRGATGYDSLKVAGYDTSRMPALGAQTAAPTAHGSSAGYYGSAQVPPSYASGPVSSSSYGATTARPHGSAQGLSSYGQTQAPSSYAHTQIPPSYGLAQASSHFGPXSGGVTVWVVCTAPGLWIRASST from the exons ATGGGGAGCAAGGGTCGGATGCCTCCTTCTTACCACCACCGGCCGCTCCCAGGTTCCGGCTCTGGCCCGCCGCATGGCATGATGCACCGTGATCCGTACGGCCCGGGCATGCACCCACCGCCAGGGCCGGGGCCATACCCCTACGATATGTTGCCGCCGCCTGAGATCCTGGAGCAGAAGCTGGCGGTGCAGTGTGGAGAGATACAGAAGCTGGCGGTGGAGAACGAACGGCTCGCCACGAGCCACGTGTCTCTGAGGAAAGAGCTGGCTGCCGCGCAGCAGGAGCTGCAGAGGCTGCAGGCGCAGGGTGAGGCGGCGAAGGCCGCCGAGGAGCAGGAGATGAGGGGGCTCCTTGACAAGGCTGCCAAGATGGAGGCCGATCTGAAGTCGTACGAGTCTGTCAAGGCGGACCTGCAGCAGGCGCACACCGAGGCGCAGAACCTGGCGGCAGCAAGGCAGCATTTGTCGGCGGAGGTGCAGAAGCTGAACAAAGACCTGCAGAGGAACTTTGGGGAGGCACAACAGCTGCCAGCACTCATGGCTGATCTTGATGCTGCTAGACAGGAATATCAGCACCTAAG GGCTGCATATGAGTATGAAAGGAAACTGAAGATGGACCACTCGGAGTCGCTGCAGGTAACCAAGACAAATTATGACTCCATGGTTACAGAGTTAGAGAAGCTTCGTGCTGAGTTGACAAACTCAACTAATATTGACAGAAGTG GTACTTTGTACAATCCTAATTTGGCTCAGAAGGATGGTGGTACATCTGGTCGGCATTCTGCTTATGATGGTGGCTATGGGGGTGCACAG GCTAGGACGCCCCCTGGTATGCCAGACCCTCTAAGCGGAAGCCCAGCTGGAACTGCTCCTCTTTCTGGATATGATCCATCAAGAGGGAATGCATATGAGACTTCTCGTCTTGCTAGAGTCCATGATGCATCAAGGGGTGCTACTGGTTACGACTCTCTAAAAGTTGCTGGATATGATACTTCTAGAATGCCCGCACTTGGAGCTCAGACAGCGGCTCCAACTGCTCATGGGAGTAGTGCTGGTTACTATGGATCTGCACAGGTGCCACCATCATATGCTTCTGGGCCAGTCTCGTCTTCATCATACGGCGCAACAACAGCGCGACCTCATGGCTCAGCTCAGGGACTATCATCATATGGACAAACACAGGCTCCATCTTCTTATGCACACACACAGATACCACCATCCTATGGACTAGCACAGGCATCATCACACTTTGGCC ACTCAGGGGGGGTCACCGTATGGGTTGTCTGCACGGCCCCAGGCCTATGGATCCGCGCAAGCAGCACCTAA